Sequence from the Candidatus Hepatoplasma crinochetorum Av genome:
TATAAAGAACTTGTTCTTCTAATTTACAATTACTACATTCCTCACCCTCATAAAAAAGATTACAAATATTACATAATTTTATTTCATTTATTAAATTTGATAATTTATTTAATTTATTTAAAGTTTCTTTTTTATTTTTAATAAATTCAATTGCTAATCTTTGTCCTTGTTTTGGACCAATAGATGATCAAAGTGTTAATTCATTTATTAAAATATCTAAATTTTTCATTTTTAAATTAAGAATTTATAATTTCTAATTTATCTCCGAATATTTTCTTATATTTTGCGATTGCTTCTTCATTTACAATCTGATCAATTTTAATTTTTTCAGCAACTTTTTTATCTTCTGAACGTAATTTTTTATAAATTATATTAAGTTTATTTCAATCACTTGAAAGAATTGGAAGTAAAATTACATTTTCTCCGAATAATTCTTTTGTAAAATCTAAAAATGTTTCTTCCAATGAGAAAATTTTGAAATTAGTATATTGTTGAGGATTTGGTAATCCAAAAATAATAATTGAATCTTTTGATGAAACAAGAATTTTACCTTCCAATAATACAGAAACATATTTTTTTACATTTTTTTTATTTATATAAGAAGAAAGATAATTAAAACGATCAACAAATTTTTCTGTTTTCTTTTTATTATAATCAAATAAAACAGTAAGATAATGTTTAATATTAACAAAATCTGTAATTACTTTTTGATCATTTTTGCTTTCTGTAATTTTTATTTTTTTTATTTCAAAATCTGTATTTAAATTTTTAAAATTATTTTCTTTAATAAAATTTTCAATTTCTTTTGTTTTTGCGTCTTCTATTTCTTTTTCTTCGTTTAAAATTGATGCTTCATTAAGATCTTCTTCAAAAAGAAGATCTTCTTTTTTATCTAAAGAAGATACTTTTAATATTTTATCTTCTTCTTGAGATAATTCTTCTTCTAAGCTTTCTTCTTCTTTAATTTCATCTTTTTCTTCTTGATCAATATTTAAAGAAGAAATCTTTTCATCATTATTTTCTTTTTCTTGATAATAATCATTACTTAATTTATCTTTATCTTCATTATTTATAAATAAATTTATCAAAGATAATTTCAATAAATAAGGATCTTTTACATTAATTGAAAGATTAATTAAATTATTTAATAATTTTTGATGTTTTAAATTTTTTTCCAAAATTTGATCAGTAAGATAATTAATTAAAATTAATAAAAAATTCTTAAAATCAACTTCTGATTTTTGAATAAAATTAAGCATTTTTTGATTATCTTTTAAATACAAATTTAAAAGATTATCTGGTAATATTCCTAATATTTTTGTTATTTTATCTTGATTTAATTCTTTTGAATACAAAAATATTGTTTCTAAATAAGAAATTGCATCTCTTAATGAACCGTTTGCAATTTTTGCAACATATTTCAAACTGTCATCTAAAATTTTTGCTTCTTCCTGTTCTGCAATTTCTGTTAATTTTGTAAAAATTTCCTTTTCACTTAAAGTTTCTAAATTTAAAATAATCAAACGAGAAAGAACAGTTTCTGGAATTTTATTAATTTCTGTAGTTGCTAATAAAAAAATTGTTTTTTCAGGTGGTTCTTCCAATGTTTTAAGTAAAGCATTAAATGCTGATTTGGAAAGCATATGAATTTCATCAATAATATAAATCTTATAAAAAGAATTAGTAGTTGCATAATTTGCTTTTTCTTTAATATCTCTGATTTCATCTACTCCATTATTAGAAGCAGCATCAATCTCAATTACATCAAAGCTAGAAAAACTATTTATTTCATTACAAGATTGACAATTATTACATGGATTATATGATTCCTTGCTTCTTTCTTTACAATTTATTGATTTTGCAAAAACTCTTGCAAGTGTTGTTTTACCTACTCCTCTAATCCCATAAAAAAGATAGGCATGGTTAATTTTATTTTGTAAAATTGAGTTTATTAAAATTTGCTTTACAATTTTTTGTCCACAAATTTGATCAAAGTTTTTTGGTCTATACTTAATATATAATGAATTTGTCATTTTAATCGATAATTTATTGTTTAAATATATTAATTATTATAAAACTTATTAATTAATAATTAATAAATATAAACAAAAAGTCGCACATGACACTTCCCGATGTGGCTGCTTTGTTTCCAACCTGACCAAATTACAGGGTTATCATTGCGACTATAAAATTATAACATTTATTATTTAAAATTTATTAAATGGAAGGTATTTTTGTAACACTTTTGGAATAAGGATTGATTGATCTTTTTGATAGTAATTTTCAACAATTGCTGCAAATAGGCGATCAATTGCAAGTGCGGAACCATTATAAGTATAAAGGTACTCTTTTTCTTTAGTTTTATCATCAATAAATCTAGCATTCATTCTTCTAGCTTGAAAATCTCCGATTATTGAAAGCGAAGAAATTTCACGATATCTTTTTTGTCCAGGAAATCAAATTTCAAAATCTATTGTTTTTTTAGAAGCAAAAGATAAATCACCTGTACAAAGATTTACTAAACGATAAGAAATATCAAATTGATCTAATAATTCTTTTATTAGATCAATCATTTCTTTGAAATCATTTTCAAGATCTACTTTTTTTCCAATTTTAACAATTTCAACTTTACGAAATTGATGTAAACGAATAATTCCTTTTGTATCTTTTCCAGCAGAAGCAACTTCTTTACGAAAACAATTAGTAAATGAACAATATTTTAAAGGTAATTGTTTTTGATCAACAATTTTATTTGCTACTAAATTTGTAAGAGGAACTTCTGCAGTTGGAATTAAAAATTGCTTATTTTTAAGCTCAAATAAATCATCTTTAAATTTTGGTAATTGAGCTGTATTATAAAGAACTTTCTCATTTACAATTAAAGGAGAATCAATCATTTTATAAGATTTTTGTATACTAAAATCAAGCATAAGTCTCTCAAGTGCAAAAATAACTTGTGCTGCTTTATCTTGATAAATAACATGTCTTCTTCCAGAAATAAAAATTGCTTCTTCTTCCAAAATAAGTTTTTTTTGCTTTAAAATATCTAAATGAAATATTTCATTTGTTTTATGATTTTTAACTTTCTTTTCTAAGATAATTTTATTATCTTTTTCATTTTTTCCAATAGGAATATCATCAAAAGGAATATTTGGAAAAGAACTTACAATATTTATTACTTTTTCAAATAAATTTCTTTTGTTTTCACTATTTTTTTTAATTTTGCTTGAAAGTTTTTTTGCTTCTAATTTTAAATTAGGATTTTTAGGAATCTTTTTTGATAAATCATTTAATTTATTTCGATCATTTTCATCAATTATTAATGTTTTTTTATAATCATCATAATAAAATAAAAAATTGGTAAACTCTTTTGCTAAAAAATAGCCTTTTCGCTCGAACATTTTTAAATAAAAATCTTTATTATTTGCTAATTCTTTTAAATTAAACATATTTAATCTTTTTTAATTTTGAACCTTTACTGCTTTATTTTCTTCTAAAATATTATCTTCAATATCTCTTACAATTGTAATTCCTGTAATTTTATTTTCCTCTCTTAATTTTATTGTAGTTACTCCTTTAGTATTTCTTCCAGATTGTGAAATATTAGAAACATTGGTACGAATTATTGTTCCATCATCTTTAATAATCATTAAATCTTCATTTCCAAGTACTGTTTTTAAACCAATTAAACGTCCAGCTTTTTCAATATTTAAAGTTTTTACACCTTTTGCTGCTCTTTTTGTTAATCTGTATTCATTTAAATTTGTTAATTTTGAAAATCCTCGTTCAGAAATTGAAAGAATAAGATTTCCATTATTTGATGTTGCAAAACCAACAACATTACCACCAGAAGAATCAATTCCTTTTACTCCTTGTGTTACTCTTCCCATTGTTCGAATTTGATTAGATTTAAATCTTACAGCTTTTCCTGCTTGATTTCCAATTATAATATCAATAATTTCATTTTTAGGAATTTTAGTAACTCCGATTAAACGATCTTTTTCAGTTAATTTTAAAGCTTTTTTTCCGTTTATATTTATTCTTGTAAATTCATCTGCTGATGTTTTTTTAATTAATCCATTTTTTGTAAAGAAAATAAAATCATATTTTTGATAATCTTTTATTGCAACAATATCTTCTACTCTTTCTCCATTATGATCATCGATATTTTTAATAATATTGACAATTGGAATTCCTTTTGCATTTTTGCTATATTTTCTTACTTCGTAACCTTTTAAACGATATACTTTACCAAAAGAAGTAAAAAATAATAAATCTAAATGAGTATTTGCAAAAATAATTGTAGAAATAAAATCATTATCACTTGTTTTTGCTCCTCTAGAACCTATTCCTCCTCTTTTTTGTAAATTATATTCATCTACTTCTAATCTTTTAATATAACCTTTATTAGAAAGAGTAATAATAATATCTTTCTGCTCAATCAAATTTTCATCTGTAATTGTTGTATAATCTTCCAGTGAAATTTTTGTTAATCTTTTATCACCATATTTTTCTTTAATCTCATTAAATAATTTAATTAATTCTTGTTTTTGTCTATCTTTAGAAGAAATTATTTCTTCTAAATTTTTTATTTCTAAATTAATTCTTGTAAACTCTTGATTTAAATTAGAAATTTCAAGTCCCGTTAATCTTTGCAAACGCATCTCCAAAATTGCTTTTGCTTGATTATTATTTATTTTTAATAAATTTATTAAATTATTTATTGCAATATCAGTTGTTTTTGAAGCTTTAATTTTTTTAATTACATTATCAATATTACTTAAAGCTTTTTTTAATGCTTCTAAAATTTCTAAACGATCTAATGCTTTTTTTAATAAAAATTTAGCTTTTTTTAATAAGACTTCTAATTGATGATCAATATAAATTTCCAATAATTCTTTTAGATTAAATAGTTTTGGTCTACTATTTTTTAAGGCTAAAAGATTAACAGCAAAAGAAGATTGTAGTTGAGTTAATTTATAAAGTTTATTTACTTCAACTTTTACATCAGCATATTTTTTAAATTTAATAACAATCCTTATTCCTTCGCGATTTGATTCATCTCTTAAATCACTAATTGAACTAATTTGACCATTTTTAACAAGTTCCGCAATTCTTTCAATAAGTAATGATTTATTAATCATATAAGGAATTTCTGTAACTATTGCTTCATCTTTTGCTTCATTTATTTCAACTTTTGATCTAATTACAATTCTTCCTCTTCCAGTTTGATAAACATTTAATAAATCATTTTTATTTACGATTATTCCCCCAGTTGGAAAATCAGGACCACTTATTATATCAAGTAAATTATGAATTTCAATTTCTTTATCATTTAATAATAAAATTGCTCCATTTAAAATTTCATTAATATTATGAGGAGGAATTGATGTTGCCATCCCAACAGCAATTCCTGTTGATCCATTTAATAATAAATTAGGAATTTTACTAGGTAATACAGTTGGTTCTGTTTCTGATCCATCATAATTTTCTTGAAAATCAACTGTTTGTTTATTAATATCTTCAAGCATTAAATTTGAAATCTTAGCAAGTTTAGCTTCTGTATATCGCATTGCTGCTGCTGAATCACCATCAATAGAACCAAAATTACCCTGTCCTTTTACTAAAGGATAACGAAGTGAAAATGTTTGTGCCATTCTAACAAGTGAATCATACACAGCAGAATCTCCATGAGGATGATATTTAGCAATAACTTCTCCTACAGCACGTGCTGATTTCTTAAATGACTTACTATAATTCATATCAAGACCATACATTGCATAGAGAATTCGACGATGAACTGGTTTTAAACCATCGCGAGCATCAGGAATTGCACGAGATACAATTACAGACATCGCATAATCAATAAAAGAAGATTCCATTTCTTTTACAATTGATATTTCTTTTATATCTTCTTGATAATTTTTTTCTAAATTATTTTCATTTTCCATAATCATATCCTTAATTTAATAATCAAGTTTTGCATATAAAGCATTTTTTTCAATAAATTTCTTTCTTGGTAATACAATATCACCCATAAGTTCAGAAAAAACACGATCTGCATCTTGGGCATCTTCAATAGTAACAAGCAGTAATTTACGATTAGAAGGATCCATTGTTGTTTCTCATAATTGTAAATCATTCATTTCTCCTAATCCTTTATATCTTTGAATAGAAATTTTGCTATTTTTTTCTAATTTTTCTAAAAATTTTTCTTTTTCTTGATCAGTATAAATATATTTTGAAGATTTTCCTTTTGTTATTTTATAAAGTGGTGGTTGAGCTATATAAAGATGTCTATGTTCTATTAATTCTTTAAAATATCGAAAGAAAAAAGTAAGAAGTAATGTTCTAATATGAGATCCATCAACATCAGCATCTGTCATTATAATAATTTTTCCATATCTAATTTTTTCAATATTAAAATCTTCATTAATTCCTGTACCAATTGCAATAATTAAAGAATTTATTTCATTATTATTAAATAATTTATCAATTCTTGATTTTTCTGCATTTATTACTTTTCCTCTTAATGGTAAAATCGCCTGAATTTCACGATTTCTCCCCATTTTAGCACTTCCTCCCGCAGAATCTCCTTCTACAATAAAAAGTTCCGTAATTTGATTATTTTTTGAAGAACAATCCGCTAATTTTCCAGGAAGTGTACTTGAAAATAAATTATCTTTTCGTCTAGTTAATTCTTTTGCTTTTTGTGCAGCAACTCTTGATTTTGAAGCCTGTTTTATTTTGGCGATAATAAGTTGAGCTTGTGTAGGATTTTCTAATAAATAATTTTCAAATTGTTCTGAAATAATATTATTTACAATTTTTCTTACTTCAATATTAGCAAATTTACCTTTAGTTTGCCCTTCATACATTGGATCAGGATGTTTAACAGAAATAACAGCAGTAAGTCCTTCTTTTACATCATCACGAACAAAAATTTCTTGTTCCTTTTTAGGTAATTGTTCTTTTACATATTTATTAATAATTCTTATAATAGCATCAAAAAAACCTTGAACATGTGTTCCACCTTCAATTGTTGAAATATTATTTACAAAGGAAAGAATTTTTGGTTGATAAGCTGTTGTATATTGCAATGCAACATCAATTATAATGTCATCTTTTTTTCCACAAGAAGAAACAACTTCTTTTGTAATTAAATCGTAGCCTTTATTTAAATAACTTACAAAATCTATTAATCCATTTTTAAATTGATATTTAATTTTTTTTGGATCTTGATCTCTATTATCAGTAAATTCAATTAATAAATTCTTATTTAAATAAGCATTTTCTTTTAATTTTTTATTAATTATTTCAAAGTTAAAACTATCAACACCTTCATTAAAAAGCGAAAAATCAGGTTTAAATGTAACTTTTGTTCCTTTATGATCAGTTAAACCTAAATCTTTTAATCCACTAGATTTTGTTCCTCCTTCTTTAAATTCAACACTATAAGCATGCTTATTTCGAAAAGAAACAACTTCCAAAAAATCTGAAAGAGCATTTACTACTGAAGCCCCTACTCCATGTAATCCTCCAGAAACTTTATAACCAGATTTTTCTCCACCAAATTTTCCACCTGCATGCAATTTTGTAAACACTGTTTCTAAAGTTGAAATATTTGTTTTAGGATGAACTTCAACAGGAATTCCTCTTCCATCATCAGTAATTGTAATTGATTCATCAGGATTTAAAATAACTTCAATTTTAGTTGCATAATTTGCTAAAACTTCATCAATTGAGTTATCAATAATCTCTCATACTAAATGATGAAGTCCTTTATCATCAATATTTCCAATATACATTCCTGGGCGTTTACGAACTGCTTCAAGTTCTTCTAAAACTTGAATTGAATCTTGATTATAGTTATTTTCAATTTCCTTTGTTGTTTCATTTTCATTTTTCATGTTTTTCCTAAATTTCAATAAGTTGAACTTTTTGTTTTAATTTATCTTCTAATTTTGCTTTTGGTGATGTAATAAAAGAATTTAAATTTTTATCAATTAATATCTCTAAAAGTAAATTTGAATTTTTTTTATCTAATTCTGAAAATATATCATCCAATAGTAAAATAAATTCTAAATCATATTGTTTTCTTAAATATTCAATAAATGAAATAGCAAGTAATAAAATTGCCATTTTCATTTGTCCATCTGATGCAACTTTTAGATAAATATCTTTATTATATGTAATAAGATAATCATCTTTTGTAATTGTAATTGGTGGTTTTAAAAGTAAATTTTCTAAAATGTTATCATCTTTTGTAATTGCTTTTTTATAAACAACATTTAACTCTTTTTTAAGATATTTTTTTGTGTTCTTTTTATAAAAAGAATTTAAATTAGAAATTTTTTTTGTTCTAATATTTATTATTTCTGTTTCAAGATCACTAAGCGAATTTACAATCTCTGATTTTAACGATCTATTAATTACAATAGAATTATTATTAATATCTTGTAAAGAAATTAATAATTTATCAAAATCCATTAATAATTTTTCATAAATCTTATGATCTAATTTTATAAGCATATTAAATAAACTTTGTCTTGTTGTTTTTTGATATTTAAAATTATTTATTAATTTATTATTTATAAAAATGGGAATTGAAACTATTTTTTTATTTAAACCAACATTTTCTATTCCATTAAGTAATGATTTCTTTTTAATTGAAGAAAGTTCAATATCAAATTCTTTTCAAAGCTTATTAAAATCAGTTAATTTTAAGTTAATTTTTGCAATATTTTGCTCTTTTCTAATGAGATCTTGGAATTTTTTAGTACGAAAAGAAGAATTTTCTAAAGCATAAAAAAATGCCTCCAAAATACTTGTTTTTCCGCTGCCATTCTCTCCTAAAAAAACATTTATTTTTTTTTTAAAATAAATGTTTTTTTCCTCATGATTGCGAAAATTTTGTAAATTAATTTCTTTAATCATTTGAAATAAATTATACCTTTTTTAAAGATTTTAAAGTAAGTTATTTATTAAAGAAATAAATAAAAAATTAAGATTCTTTTTTTGCTTTATGTTGAATTATTACATGTTTTATAAGTTCCGTCGTCATCGTAAACATAGCTGAAAACACTCAATAAAGAGCTAGAAGGACGGGAACAATTAATCCCATAAAAACAAATACACCGATCATTATATTTTGTGTTTTATTTTGTTTTTTCATTGCTTTTTTTGTTTGCTCATCTATTCTTTTAATTCCTTTTCGTTTATTTGAAAGCATTCTTGGTAATTTACTTGATAAACCTTGAGCAAAACCAACAGCAATACCAACAAATAAATAAGCAAAGAATAAACTACCAACACTAAACATTCCCGAAATAGAAGAAATAGAAAATGAAAATTGACCAACAGAAATTATTTTATAAACAGGAAGAGCAGAAATAATAATCCAAATAGAAAGAAATATCGGCATCGTAACAAAAATCGTTCCCAAAGAAGCAAATGGATTAACATTATTTTTTCGATAAAGTGCCATTACTTCTTGTTGTTTACGTGCTTTCATTTGTTTATTTTTTTTATCATATTGCTGATATTTTGCATTTATCTGAGCAACTTGTGTTTGTACTTCTTGCATCTTAGATTGGTTTTTATTTGATCCAAAAGACATCGCATATCCTAGTCCTCTTAAAAGAAAGGTAATAATAAATATTCCTAAAATAACTCCCCAAACAGCACCAACAGGGAAAACAGATTGAATTATAATTGATAATTGTGCAAGCGGTCAAACAAAAAGACCATACATTGGACCATATGC
This genomic interval carries:
- the dnaX gene encoding DNA polymerase III subunit gamma/tau — protein: MTNSLYIKYRPKNFDQICGQKIVKQILINSILQNKINHAYLFYGIRGVGKTTLARVFAKSINCKERSKESYNPCNNCQSCNEINSFSSFDVIEIDAASNNGVDEIRDIKEKANYATTNSFYKIYIIDEIHMLSKSAFNALLKTLEEPPEKTIFLLATTEINKIPETVLSRLIILNLETLSEKEIFTKLTEIAEQEEAKILDDSLKYVAKIANGSLRDAISYLETIFLYSKELNQDKITKILGILPDNLLNLYLKDNQKMLNFIQKSEVDFKNFLLILINYLTDQILEKNLKHQKLLNNLINLSINVKDPYLLKLSLINLFINNEDKDKLSNDYYQEKENNDEKISSLNIDQEEKDEIKEEESLEEELSQEEDKILKVSSLDKKEDLLFEEDLNEASILNEEKEIEDAKTKEIENFIKENNFKNLNTDFEIKKIKITESKNDQKVITDFVNIKHYLTVLFDYNKKKTEKFVDRFNYLSSYINKKNVKKYVSVLLEGKILVSSKDSIIIFGLPNPQQYTNFKIFSLEETFLDFTKELFGENVILLPILSSDWNKLNIIYKKLRSEDKKVAEKIKIDQIVNEEAIAKYKKIFGDKLEIINS
- the serS gene encoding serine--tRNA ligase, with product MFNLKELANNKDFYLKMFERKGYFLAKEFTNFLFYYDDYKKTLIIDENDRNKLNDLSKKIPKNPNLKLEAKKLSSKIKKNSENKRNLFEKVINIVSSFPNIPFDDIPIGKNEKDNKIILEKKVKNHKTNEIFHLDILKQKKLILEEEAIFISGRRHVIYQDKAAQVIFALERLMLDFSIQKSYKMIDSPLIVNEKVLYNTAQLPKFKDDLFELKNKQFLIPTAEVPLTNLVANKIVDQKQLPLKYCSFTNCFRKEVASAGKDTKGIIRLHQFRKVEIVKIGKKVDLENDFKEMIDLIKELLDQFDISYRLVNLCTGDLSFASKKTIDFEIWFPGQKRYREISSLSIIGDFQARRMNARFIDDKTKEKEYLYTYNGSALAIDRLFAAIVENYYQKDQSILIPKVLQKYLPFNKF
- the gyrA gene encoding DNA gyrase subunit A; its protein translation is MENENNLEKNYQEDIKEISIVKEMESSFIDYAMSVIVSRAIPDARDGLKPVHRRILYAMYGLDMNYSKSFKKSARAVGEVIAKYHPHGDSAVYDSLVRMAQTFSLRYPLVKGQGNFGSIDGDSAAAMRYTEAKLAKISNLMLEDINKQTVDFQENYDGSETEPTVLPSKIPNLLLNGSTGIAVGMATSIPPHNINEILNGAILLLNDKEIEIHNLLDIISGPDFPTGGIIVNKNDLLNVYQTGRGRIVIRSKVEINEAKDEAIVTEIPYMINKSLLIERIAELVKNGQISSISDLRDESNREGIRIVIKFKKYADVKVEVNKLYKLTQLQSSFAVNLLALKNSRPKLFNLKELLEIYIDHQLEVLLKKAKFLLKKALDRLEILEALKKALSNIDNVIKKIKASKTTDIAINNLINLLKINNNQAKAILEMRLQRLTGLEISNLNQEFTRINLEIKNLEEIISSKDRQKQELIKLFNEIKEKYGDKRLTKISLEDYTTITDENLIEQKDIIITLSNKGYIKRLEVDEYNLQKRGGIGSRGAKTSDNDFISTIIFANTHLDLLFFTSFGKVYRLKGYEVRKYSKNAKGIPIVNIIKNIDDHNGERVEDIVAIKDYQKYDFIFFTKNGLIKKTSADEFTRININGKKALKLTEKDRLIGVTKIPKNEIIDIIIGNQAGKAVRFKSNQIRTMGRVTQGVKGIDSSGGNVVGFATSNNGNLILSISERGFSKLTNLNEYRLTKRAAKGVKTLNIEKAGRLIGLKTVLGNEDLMIIKDDGTIIRTNVSNISQSGRNTKGVTTIKLREENKITGITIVRDIEDNILEENKAVKVQN
- the gyrB gene encoding DNA topoisomerase (ATP-hydrolyzing) subunit B produces the protein MKNENETTKEIENNYNQDSIQVLEELEAVRKRPGMYIGNIDDKGLHHLVWEIIDNSIDEVLANYATKIEVILNPDESITITDDGRGIPVEVHPKTNISTLETVFTKLHAGGKFGGEKSGYKVSGGLHGVGASVVNALSDFLEVVSFRNKHAYSVEFKEGGTKSSGLKDLGLTDHKGTKVTFKPDFSLFNEGVDSFNFEIINKKLKENAYLNKNLLIEFTDNRDQDPKKIKYQFKNGLIDFVSYLNKGYDLITKEVVSSCGKKDDIIIDVALQYTTAYQPKILSFVNNISTIEGGTHVQGFFDAIIRIINKYVKEQLPKKEQEIFVRDDVKEGLTAVISVKHPDPMYEGQTKGKFANIEVRKIVNNIISEQFENYLLENPTQAQLIIAKIKQASKSRVAAQKAKELTRRKDNLFSSTLPGKLADCSSKNNQITELFIVEGDSAGGSAKMGRNREIQAILPLRGKVINAEKSRIDKLFNNNEINSLIIAIGTGINEDFNIEKIRYGKIIIMTDADVDGSHIRTLLLTFFFRYFKELIEHRHLYIAQPPLYKITKGKSSKYIYTDQEKEKFLEKLEKNSKISIQRYKGLGEMNDLQLWETTMDPSNRKLLLVTIEDAQDADRVFSELMGDIVLPRKKFIEKNALYAKLDY
- a CDS encoding AAA family ATPase — its product is MIKEINLQNFRNHEEKNIYFKKKINVFLGENGSGKTSILEAFFYALENSSFRTKKFQDLIRKEQNIAKINLKLTDFNKLWKEFDIELSSIKKKSLLNGIENVGLNKKIVSIPIFINNKLINNFKYQKTTRQSLFNMLIKLDHKIYEKLLMDFDKLLISLQDINNNSIVINRSLKSEIVNSLSDLETEIINIRTKKISNLNSFYKKNTKKYLKKELNVVYKKAITKDDNILENLLLKPPITITKDDYLITYNKDIYLKVASDGQMKMAILLLAISFIEYLRKQYDLEFILLLDDIFSELDKKNSNLLLEILIDKNLNSFITSPKAKLEDKLKQKVQLIEI